From a single Lolium rigidum isolate FL_2022 chromosome 7, APGP_CSIRO_Lrig_0.1, whole genome shotgun sequence genomic region:
- the LOC124679062 gene encoding uncharacterized protein LOC124679062 — translation MVIQMFSHSQPRAPEVVAEGLQNSPNMLRQLVYLVFCFGNANPDLGVIYVFQFSFLKRFAGASTLRTCYSFENYKITLHSTTGHSEVLLQIVVRRGGDNVAQWCGTKTTKEVKQAAAGKGEG, via the exons ATGGTCATTCAG ATGTTTTCTCACTCCCAACCACGAGCACCGGAGGTGGTAGCAGAAGGACTCCAGAATAGCCCAAACATGCTTCGTCAGTTGGTTTATTTAGTTTTCTGTTTTGGAAATGCAAATCCGGATCTTGgagttatttatgtgtttcaattttCATTTCTAAAAAGGTTTGCTGGAGCCAGCACCCTGCGCACAT GTTACTCATTTGAGAATTACAAGATAACTTTGCACTCCACAACAGGCCACAGTGAGGTACTCCTACAAATAGTGGTTAGAAG AGGGGGTGACAATGTTGCACAGTGGTGTGGTACCAAAACGACAAAAGAGGTGAAGCAAGCTGCTGCCGGGAAAGGAGAAGGGTGA